A portion of the Lysinibacillus timonensis genome contains these proteins:
- a CDS encoding pitrilysin family protein, which yields MFSTIEIAKGVSLHIRQSTQFKTVNFSIKWRKPLTSKDAAERSVLSNVMQHSNGKYTKSAEFRSHLDDLYGTVMYLDASKRGNDHTVVLNVEAVNDQYLAENKVLDDVIDLIQTVIFNPNFENDQFISSIVEREKQMVIQRIESIFDDKTRYAQHRLTQIMRPNHPASISANGTIDDVKQVTPESLTKAYHSMINDDKIDIYVLGDVDEKAIQDKLVNALKFNDREPIPYPNYEDAEAEKEYTNEKQDMKQGKLHIGYSSPVKFGEEDYPKMQIFNGVFGAYAHSKLFMNVRERESLAYYASSSYSSHYGLVYVVSGIEPANEKKAIDVINEQLEAMQNGEISDLELNQTKAMLINQLKEALDSARGQIDIYDQYKDLGEEFSVDSWKERWQNVTKEDVQQMASQLKLEAIYFLSGKEGAQDENN from the coding sequence TTGTTTTCAACAATAGAAATTGCAAAAGGTGTTTCACTACATATCCGCCAATCAACGCAATTTAAAACAGTTAACTTTTCCATTAAGTGGAGAAAACCTTTAACTTCGAAAGATGCTGCTGAGCGTTCAGTATTATCGAATGTGATGCAACATAGCAATGGGAAATATACAAAATCCGCAGAATTCCGTAGTCATTTAGATGACCTCTATGGTACTGTAATGTACTTAGATGCATCGAAACGTGGGAATGACCATACAGTTGTTCTGAACGTGGAAGCTGTAAATGATCAATATTTAGCCGAAAATAAAGTGCTAGATGATGTGATTGATTTAATCCAAACTGTAATTTTTAACCCGAACTTTGAGAATGATCAATTTATTTCATCGATTGTAGAACGTGAAAAGCAGATGGTGATTCAACGTATAGAATCCATTTTTGATGATAAAACACGCTATGCACAACATAGACTTACTCAAATTATGAGGCCAAATCACCCAGCTTCTATTTCTGCAAACGGAACAATTGATGATGTGAAACAAGTAACGCCAGAATCATTGACAAAAGCTTATCATTCCATGATAAATGATGATAAAATAGATATTTACGTTCTTGGTGACGTTGATGAAAAAGCCATTCAAGATAAACTAGTAAACGCATTAAAATTTAACGACCGTGAGCCGATACCGTATCCAAATTATGAAGATGCAGAAGCGGAAAAAGAATACACAAATGAAAAGCAAGATATGAAACAAGGGAAATTGCATATTGGTTATAGCTCTCCTGTTAAATTTGGAGAAGAAGATTATCCAAAAATGCAAATTTTCAACGGTGTGTTTGGTGCATACGCGCATTCGAAATTATTTATGAATGTGCGTGAACGTGAAAGTCTAGCTTATTATGCATCCAGCTCGTATTCATCACACTATGGGCTTGTATATGTTGTATCAGGTATTGAACCTGCGAATGAAAAGAAAGCAATTGACGTGATTAACGAACAATTAGAAGCAATGCAAAATGGTGAAATCTCAGACCTTGAGTTAAATCAAACAAAAGCAATGCTCATTAACCAATTAAAAGAAGCATTAGACTCTGCCCGTGGTCAAATCGATATTTACGACCAATATAAAGATTTAGGTGAAGAGTTCTCTGTTGATTCATGGAAAGAGCGTTGGCAAAATGTTACGAAGGAAGATGTGCAGCAAATGGCATCACAATTGAAACTTGAAGCAATTTACTTCTTAAGTGGGAAGGAGGGCGCACAAGATGAAAACAATTGA